In Luteimonas viscosa, the following proteins share a genomic window:
- a CDS encoding DUF192 domain-containing protein — protein sequence MRLISHVAVLLLLASAAGCASADGAWVELGGQRYVVEVADDDAERARGLMFRDSLQHGHGMLFIHDREEPLAYWMKNTRIALDILYFDDELTLVSQRRDVPPCSAGNACPTYPSSAPARYVLELNAGEAARLQLNDGARMRVSPALQDAP from the coding sequence ATGCGGCTCATATCACACGTCGCCGTTCTCCTCCTGCTCGCATCGGCGGCAGGCTGCGCCAGCGCGGATGGCGCGTGGGTGGAGCTGGGCGGACAGCGCTATGTCGTCGAGGTCGCCGACGACGACGCGGAACGCGCGCGCGGGCTGATGTTCCGCGATTCACTCCAGCATGGCCACGGGATGCTCTTCATCCACGACCGCGAGGAGCCCCTGGCCTACTGGATGAAGAACACCCGGATCGCGCTCGACATCCTCTACTTCGACGACGAACTGACCCTGGTGTCGCAGCGCCGCGACGTGCCGCCGTGTTCGGCGGGCAATGCGTGCCCGACGTATCCGAGCAGCGCGCCCGCGCGCTACGTGCTGGAACTGAATGCGGGCGAGGCCGCGCGTCTGCAGCTGAACGACGGCGCGCGGATGCGCGTCTCGCCGGCCCTGCAGGATGCGCCCTGA
- a CDS encoding SirB1 family protein, translating into MDAIDPLPAWSALAALDDEALPLLDVALLIARDEYPDLEPRRYVLQVQGHASHLRNVLDRESHPALKMRAINQYLFEEVGYAGNHDEYYDPRNSYLNEVFERRLGNPISLALVQMAVAREVGLPLDGVSFPGHFLVRLPVDDGVLVMDPFNRGRPLDVDELRQRARAHLGGDVPDDDALSQILYPASNRAILVRVLRNLHGVYQERGDWDRATRSADRVLSLVPDNPEALRDRGIGYLELGHVAGAREDLGRYLLRHPRADDARDIRLRLIETGQRTARLH; encoded by the coding sequence ATGGACGCGATCGACCCACTGCCCGCCTGGTCCGCGCTGGCCGCGCTCGATGACGAGGCTCTGCCGCTGCTCGACGTCGCCCTGCTGATCGCGCGCGACGAATACCCGGACCTCGAGCCGCGACGCTACGTGCTGCAGGTCCAGGGCCACGCCTCGCACCTGCGCAACGTGCTGGACCGCGAGTCGCACCCCGCGCTCAAGATGCGCGCGATCAACCAGTACCTGTTCGAGGAAGTGGGCTACGCCGGCAACCACGACGAGTACTACGACCCGCGCAACAGCTACCTCAACGAGGTGTTCGAACGGCGCCTGGGCAACCCGATCTCGCTGGCGCTGGTGCAGATGGCGGTCGCGCGGGAAGTGGGCCTGCCGCTCGACGGAGTCTCGTTTCCAGGCCACTTCCTGGTGCGCCTGCCGGTGGACGACGGGGTGCTGGTGATGGATCCCTTCAACCGCGGACGCCCGCTCGACGTGGACGAGCTGCGCCAGCGCGCACGCGCGCACCTGGGCGGCGACGTGCCCGACGACGATGCGCTGTCGCAGATCCTGTACCCGGCGTCGAACCGCGCGATCCTGGTGCGCGTGCTGCGCAACCTGCACGGCGTCTACCAGGAGCGCGGCGACTGGGACCGCGCCACGCGCAGCGCCGACCGCGTGCTGAGCCTGGTGCCGGACAACCCGGAGGCGCTGCGTGACCGCGGCATCGGCTACCTCGAGCTGGGACACGTCGCAGGGGCGCGCGAGGACCTGGGTCGCTACCTGCTGCGCCATCCGCGCGCCGACGACGCCAGGGACATCCGGCTGCGCCTGATCGAGACCGGCCAGCGCACCGCGCGGCTGCACTAG
- a CDS encoding rubredoxin: MNDSPYRSWMCVVCGFVYDEAAGLPDDGIAPGTRWEDVPETWTCPDCGVTKDDFEMVTL; the protein is encoded by the coding sequence ATGAACGACTCGCCCTACCGCAGCTGGATGTGCGTCGTCTGCGGCTTCGTCTACGACGAGGCCGCCGGCCTGCCCGACGACGGCATCGCGCCCGGCACCCGCTGGGAAGATGTGCCGGAAACGTGGACGTGCCCGGATTGCGGCGTCACCAAGGACGATTTCGAGATGGTGACGCTCTAG
- the thiE gene encoding thiamine phosphate synthase translates to MHPTRAGDARGLYAITPDMTDTGALLARVAGVLPYATWLQYRNKAAGRALRREQVRALLTVCRAQRVPLIVNDDWRLAAECGANGAHLGEDDGELAAARAALGQGSILGASCYDSLELARQAVAAGASYVAFGAFFPTSTKATTRHAPPSLLRESAGLGVPLVAIGGITPDNAAALVAAGADLLAVVGGVFGADDPAGAARALLRAFPPPAPGATGA, encoded by the coding sequence ATGCACCCGACACGCGCGGGCGATGCGCGCGGCCTGTATGCGATCACCCCCGACATGACCGACACCGGCGCGCTGCTGGCGCGCGTGGCCGGCGTGCTGCCGTACGCGACCTGGCTGCAGTACCGGAACAAGGCCGCCGGCCGCGCGCTCAGGCGCGAACAGGTCCGCGCCCTGCTGACGGTATGCCGCGCGCAACGCGTGCCGCTGATCGTCAACGACGACTGGCGGCTGGCTGCCGAGTGCGGCGCCAACGGTGCCCACCTGGGTGAAGACGACGGCGAACTGGCCGCGGCTCGCGCCGCACTGGGCCAGGGGTCGATCCTCGGTGCGTCCTGCTACGACTCGCTCGAGCTCGCGCGCCAGGCCGTGGCCGCGGGCGCGAGCTACGTGGCGTTCGGCGCGTTCTTCCCGACATCGACCAAGGCCACGACCCGACATGCGCCTCCCTCGCTGCTGCGCGAATCCGCGGGCCTCGGCGTGCCCCTGGTGGCCATCGGCGGCATCACGCCCGACAATGCGGCGGCGCTGGTCGCAGCCGGCGCCGACCTGCTGGCGGTGGTCGGCGGCGTGTTCGGCGCCGATGATCCGGCCGGCGCGGCGCGGGCCCTTCTTCGCGCGTTCCCGCCACCGGCTCCCGGCGCGACCGGTGCCTGA
- the hemL gene encoding glutamate-1-semialdehyde 2,1-aminomutase — MNHDRSHALFERARTLLPGGVNSPVRAFKSVGGEPFFVDRADGPWLYDVDGNRYIDYVGSWGPMIAGHNHPRVREAVQEAIGQGLSFGAPCAAEVTMAETITRLVPSCEMVRMVNSGTEATLSAIRLARGATGRMKIVKFEGCYHGHGDSFLVKAGSGALTLGVPTSPGVPKALADLTITLPYNDFDAASALFDEVGGEIAGLIIEPVVGNANCLPPREGYLQHLRALCTRHGALLIFDEVMTGFRVALGGAQARYGVIPDLTTFGKIIGGGMPVGAYGGRRALMERIAPAGPIYQAGTLSGNPVAMAAGLAMLDLVSAPGFHDRLEAATHALCDGLEAAAQDAGVAFTTTRVGAMFGLFFTDAPQVDTYAQAVACDTAAFNRFFHAMLARGVYLAPSAFEAGFMSGAHDGAVIDATLAAAREAFVAVAAG; from the coding sequence ATGAACCATGACCGCTCCCACGCCCTCTTCGAGCGCGCCCGCACGCTGTTGCCCGGGGGCGTGAACTCCCCCGTGCGGGCCTTCAAGTCGGTCGGCGGCGAGCCGTTCTTCGTCGACCGCGCGGACGGCCCCTGGCTCTACGACGTCGACGGCAACCGCTACATCGACTACGTGGGCTCGTGGGGGCCGATGATCGCCGGCCACAACCATCCCCGGGTACGCGAAGCGGTGCAGGAGGCGATCGGCCAGGGCCTCTCGTTCGGCGCGCCCTGTGCGGCGGAGGTGACCATGGCCGAGACGATCACACGCCTGGTGCCCTCCTGCGAAATGGTGCGCATGGTCAATTCCGGCACCGAGGCGACGCTGTCGGCGATCCGGCTGGCGCGCGGCGCCACCGGGCGCATGAAGATCGTCAAGTTCGAGGGCTGCTACCACGGCCATGGCGATTCGTTCCTGGTCAAGGCCGGCAGCGGCGCGCTGACACTCGGCGTCCCCACCTCGCCCGGCGTGCCGAAGGCGCTGGCCGACCTGACCATCACCCTCCCCTACAACGACTTCGACGCCGCAAGCGCGCTCTTCGACGAGGTCGGCGGCGAGATCGCCGGCCTGATCATCGAGCCGGTGGTCGGCAACGCCAACTGCCTGCCCCCTCGCGAGGGCTACCTGCAGCACCTGCGCGCGTTGTGCACCCGGCACGGCGCGTTGCTGATCTTCGACGAGGTGATGACGGGATTCCGGGTGGCACTCGGGGGCGCGCAGGCGCGCTATGGCGTGATCCCGGATCTGACAACCTTCGGCAAGATCATCGGAGGCGGCATGCCGGTGGGCGCCTATGGTGGCCGCCGTGCGCTGATGGAACGGATCGCGCCGGCGGGCCCGATCTACCAGGCCGGGACGCTGAGCGGGAACCCGGTGGCCATGGCCGCGGGGCTGGCGATGCTGGATCTCGTGTCGGCGCCGGGTTTCCATGACCGGCTGGAAGCGGCGACGCACGCGTTGTGCGACGGCCTCGAAGCGGCGGCGCAGGACGCCGGCGTTGCGTTCACGACCACCCGCGTCGGCGCCATGTTCGGCCTGTTCTTCACCGACGCGCCGCAGGTCGACACCTATGCGCAGGCGGTGGCCTGCGACACCGCGGCGTTCAACCGCTTCTTCCACGCCATGCTGGCGCGCGGCGTGTACCTCGCCCCCTCCGCGTTCGAGGCGGGCTTCATGTCGGGCGCCCATGACGGGGCGGTGATCGACGCCACCCTGGCGGCCGCGCGGGAGGCGTTCGTCGCAGTCGCCGCGGGATGA
- a CDS encoding HAD-IA family hydrolase: MRPRIRQLLFDFDEVLAKYHHEARIAFLGRHAGCAPERVREVLFASGLEREYDGGRIDTATYLARLGDGVGKVIDEATWIASRLAGSRADPALLAHVAALDASLPLAVLSNNGALMARAIPRVLGTAADRFEGRVLCSGGFGLRKPDPAIFTAALVHLGWDAGSTLFVDDSFRNVQGARHAGMHADTVTDLRSLRRVLRRFQLA, from the coding sequence ATGAGGCCGCGCATTCGCCAGCTGCTGTTCGACTTCGACGAAGTCCTGGCGAAGTACCACCACGAAGCCCGCATCGCATTCCTGGGGCGCCACGCCGGTTGCGCCCCCGAACGCGTGCGCGAGGTCCTGTTCGCCTCCGGACTGGAACGCGAGTACGACGGCGGGCGGATCGATACCGCGACCTACCTGGCACGGCTGGGCGACGGCGTCGGCAAGGTGATCGACGAGGCCACGTGGATCGCGTCGCGCCTGGCCGGCAGTCGCGCCGACCCCGCGCTGCTGGCCCACGTCGCCGCGCTGGACGCGTCGTTGCCACTGGCGGTGCTGAGCAACAACGGGGCGCTGATGGCACGCGCCATCCCCCGGGTCCTCGGGACGGCTGCCGATCGCTTCGAGGGCCGCGTGCTGTGCAGTGGCGGATTCGGGCTGCGCAAGCCCGACCCGGCGATCTTCACGGCAGCACTGGTCCACCTGGGCTGGGACGCGGGCAGCACGCTGTTCGTCGACGACAGCTTCCGCAACGTGCAGGGTGCGCGCCACGCCGGCATGCACGCCGACACGGTCACCGACCTTCGCTCGCTGCGCCGGGTGCTGAGGCGCTTCCAGCTGGCCTGA
- a CDS encoding TonB-dependent receptor family protein — MPGAGPHHPAPLAAALLSALAILASTAQAETSSAAEAEAARIKEVDAVRVIGHPEDPQSSTGSAYVLTPRELDKFERGNVNNVLRSVPGVYTREETGEGVFPRISIRASSSGRSDRISVLEDGVPAAMAPYANTSAYYFPNIGRMNSVEVLKGPEILLHGPHTTSGVVNLLSTPIPEDAAGSLKAEIASFDTRRLHAHYGATAGQWGFLLETYQSDGDGFHQIDRSDLGAGHDIDEYVGKLRWSSAPGATYSQQIDLKLAYGEETARVSYLGLTDADFREDPDRRYGLSELERMDRGRKSASLQHQIGFSESTWLTTTAYLVDTYRYYDRLNQINGIGLGGVTGIVNTGGTDADLVQGILDGTADTTHANGVRYGHNHQAFESRGLKVELEHAFATGNVQHTLIAGTRYHEDTTRNADKGRSNSYYQQVNGDLVYQGTDLVTPQRGDAEAWSAWVADRIQLGDWSLLPIVRHERIRTRANLATDATPAQIAARRANSIDKTTAGFGANYAVNAEWTLLAGVHQGFAPPGNGSAQGTRGEESTNVEGGVRYRNGRFGMDAIGFLTDYKNAMRTCLVANPCSGGVVDGSEQTGAKEVHGLELGLFAELYSTGAISVPLRLAYTWTDGEYTRDSDTGSVLDGDVIEYTPRQIGQVQLGVEGGGGWNAYAALSYSDGAYTSNTAGRAGVDDTYLRTESLFTVDLAATYPLSPTAEVYARIDNVLDERSITHRGADGARGNAPRGYAVGLRLDF; from the coding sequence ATGCCCGGAGCCGGCCCGCACCACCCCGCCCCCCTCGCCGCCGCGCTGCTGTCCGCCCTGGCCATCCTGGCCAGCACGGCGCAGGCCGAAACCTCGTCCGCGGCCGAAGCTGAAGCCGCACGCATCAAGGAGGTCGACGCGGTGCGCGTGATCGGCCACCCCGAGGATCCGCAAAGCTCGACCGGTTCGGCCTACGTGCTCACCCCGCGCGAGCTCGACAAGTTCGAACGCGGCAACGTCAACAACGTGTTGCGCAGCGTGCCGGGCGTGTACACGCGCGAGGAGACCGGCGAAGGCGTGTTCCCGCGGATCAGCATCCGCGCCTCGTCGTCGGGTCGCAGCGACCGGATTTCGGTACTCGAGGACGGCGTGCCGGCGGCGATGGCGCCGTACGCCAATACCTCCGCCTACTACTTCCCCAACATCGGCCGCATGAACAGCGTGGAAGTGCTGAAGGGGCCGGAAATCCTGCTGCACGGGCCGCACACCACTTCGGGCGTGGTCAACCTGCTGTCGACGCCGATCCCCGAGGACGCCGCCGGCAGCCTGAAGGCGGAGATCGCCTCGTTCGACACCCGCAGGCTGCATGCGCACTATGGCGCCACCGCAGGCCAGTGGGGTTTCCTGCTGGAGACCTACCAGAGCGATGGCGACGGCTTCCACCAGATCGACCGCTCCGACCTCGGCGCCGGCCACGACATCGACGAGTACGTCGGCAAGCTGCGCTGGAGCAGCGCGCCGGGCGCCACGTACTCGCAGCAGATCGACCTGAAGCTCGCTTACGGCGAAGAGACCGCACGCGTCAGCTACCTGGGCCTGACCGACGCCGACTTCCGCGAGGACCCGGACCGCCGCTACGGACTGAGCGAACTCGAACGCATGGACCGCGGCCGCAAGTCGGCCAGCCTCCAGCACCAGATCGGCTTCAGCGAGAGCACGTGGCTCACGACCACCGCTTACCTGGTCGACACCTACCGCTATTACGACCGCCTCAACCAGATCAACGGCATCGGGCTCGGCGGCGTCACCGGCATCGTCAATACCGGCGGGACGGACGCGGACCTCGTCCAGGGCATCCTCGACGGCACCGCCGATACCACGCACGCCAACGGCGTGCGCTACGGCCACAACCACCAGGCGTTCGAATCCAGGGGGCTGAAGGTGGAACTCGAGCACGCCTTCGCCACCGGCAACGTGCAGCACACCCTGATCGCGGGCACCCGCTATCACGAAGACACCACCAGGAACGCCGACAAGGGGCGTTCCAACAGCTACTACCAGCAGGTCAACGGCGACCTCGTGTACCAGGGCACGGATCTCGTCACTCCGCAGCGCGGCGATGCCGAGGCGTGGTCGGCGTGGGTCGCCGACCGCATCCAGCTCGGCGACTGGAGCCTGCTGCCGATCGTGCGCCACGAACGCATCCGCACCCGGGCCAATCTGGCCACCGATGCCACCCCGGCACAGATCGCCGCACGCAGGGCCAACAGCATCGACAAGACCACGGCCGGCTTCGGCGCCAACTACGCGGTCAATGCCGAGTGGACGCTGCTGGCTGGCGTGCACCAGGGCTTCGCACCTCCGGGCAACGGTTCGGCGCAGGGTACCCGCGGCGAGGAAAGCACCAATGTCGAGGGCGGCGTACGCTACCGCAACGGCCGCTTCGGGATGGACGCGATCGGCTTCCTGACCGACTACAAGAACGCGATGCGCACCTGCCTCGTCGCCAACCCCTGCTCCGGCGGCGTTGTGGACGGCAGCGAGCAGACCGGCGCGAAGGAAGTCCATGGCCTCGAACTCGGCCTGTTCGCGGAGCTGTATTCCACCGGCGCGATCAGCGTACCGCTGCGCCTGGCCTACACCTGGACCGACGGCGAATACACCCGTGACTCGGACACCGGCAGCGTGCTCGACGGCGATGTGATCGAGTACACGCCCAGGCAGATCGGCCAGGTGCAGCTCGGCGTCGAAGGCGGAGGGGGCTGGAATGCCTACGCCGCGCTCAGCTATTCCGACGGTGCGTACACCAGCAATACCGCGGGACGCGCCGGCGTGGACGACACCTACCTGCGCACCGAAAGCCTGTTCACCGTGGACCTAGCCGCGACGTATCCGCTGTCGCCGACCGCCGAGGTATATGCACGCATCGACAACGTGCTTGACGAACGCAGCATCACCCACCGCGGGGCCGATGGTGCGCGCGGCAATGCACCGCGCGGTTACGCAGTGGGTCTGCGGCTGGACTTCTGA
- a CDS encoding acetylornithine transaminase yields MSNLPHLLALGRDVYLPVYRQREVILDHGQGARVWDSEGREYIDLSAGIAVCGLGHNDPDLVAALTGQAGKLWHTSNVFYSEPPLRLAEELVAASRFAKRVFLCNSGAEANEAAIKLVRKWATSQGRAPDRRVIVTFRGSFHGRTLAAVTATAQPKYQEGYEPLPGGFRYVDFNDVVALEIAMAAGDVAAVMVEPVQGEGGVMPAAPGFLRTVRELCDHHGALLVLDEIQSGMGRTGTLFAHWQDAVVPDVVTLAKALGGGFPIGAMLVGDRAAEAMQFGAHGTTFGGNPLAAAVARVALRKLSSPQIANNVARQAAALRAGLDTINGELRLFAQVRGRGLMLGAVLAPAHAGRAGEILDLAAAQGLLLLQAGPDVLRFVPPLNISDEELGEGLKRLHLALCAFPR; encoded by the coding sequence ATGTCGAACCTGCCGCACCTTCTCGCCCTCGGCCGCGACGTCTACCTGCCGGTCTACCGTCAGCGCGAGGTGATCCTGGACCACGGGCAGGGCGCGCGCGTCTGGGACAGCGAAGGGCGCGAGTACATCGACCTGTCGGCCGGCATCGCCGTCTGCGGGCTCGGCCACAACGACCCGGACCTGGTCGCCGCGCTGACCGGGCAGGCCGGCAAGCTGTGGCACACCAGCAACGTGTTCTACAGCGAGCCGCCGCTGCGGCTGGCCGAGGAACTGGTGGCCGCTTCGCGCTTCGCGAAACGCGTGTTCCTGTGCAACTCCGGCGCCGAGGCCAACGAGGCGGCGATCAAGCTGGTGCGCAAGTGGGCGACGTCGCAGGGACGCGCGCCGGACAGGCGCGTGATCGTCACGTTCCGCGGCAGCTTCCACGGACGCACGCTGGCCGCGGTCACCGCGACCGCGCAGCCGAAGTACCAGGAAGGCTACGAACCGTTGCCCGGCGGCTTCCGGTACGTCGATTTCAACGACGTCGTCGCGCTCGAGATCGCGATGGCCGCCGGCGACGTGGCCGCGGTCATGGTCGAACCGGTCCAGGGCGAGGGTGGCGTGATGCCTGCCGCGCCTGGCTTCCTGCGCACCGTACGCGAGCTGTGCGACCACCACGGCGCGCTGCTGGTGCTCGACGAGATCCAGTCGGGCATGGGCCGCACCGGCACGCTGTTCGCCCACTGGCAGGATGCGGTGGTGCCGGACGTGGTCACCCTGGCCAAGGCGCTGGGCGGCGGTTTCCCGATCGGCGCGATGCTGGTCGGCGACAGGGCCGCCGAAGCGATGCAGTTCGGTGCCCACGGCACCACGTTCGGCGGCAACCCGCTGGCCGCGGCGGTGGCGCGGGTCGCGTTGCGCAAGCTGTCGTCGCCGCAGATCGCCAACAACGTCGCGCGCCAGGCGGCGGCCTTGCGCGCCGGGCTGGACACGATCAACGGCGAGCTGCGCCTGTTCGCGCAGGTCCGCGGCCGCGGCCTGATGCTCGGCGCGGTGCTCGCGCCCGCCCATGCCGGGCGCGCGGGCGAGATCCTCGACCTCGCCGCCGCGCAGGGCCTGCTGTTGCTGCAGGCCGGCCCCGACGTGCTGCGCTTCGTGCCGCCGCTGAACATCAGTGACGAGGAGCTGGGCGAAGGGCTGAAGCGCCTGCACCTGGCGCTGTGCGCCTTTCCCCGCTGA